The following coding sequences lie in one Psychrilyobacter atlanticus DSM 19335 genomic window:
- a CDS encoding MATE family efflux transporter, translated as MKEKLQSVKIIIALAVPAILENTMQISVGFIDTFFIGKIGTEALAGVSASNSIMNIYISFFLAVSVGCSALMTRNIGMKDYKNTNHILHQSINLAVGIGLLSGLINIIFGKSLLSLLGLSSNVIKITLPYFWAVAVPGVLISLSMILSSALRSNKDTKTPMKVGFIVNILNTVLNYFLIFGLGNWSGLGLLGAGIATTIARGVGVILLWKSLTVSKKSNTDRSSPNIFLKQNKLFKLNWETIKDISTISIPAAMEKLIMRTGQLLYISMIISISEATYAAHNIAGVIESFTYLPAMGFGVVAATLVGQQLGEGDIKSAKESGIICYILAVIFMSIAGVLIFIFAPYLTNIFSEDPNIIRDGSKALRIIAFVQPALAATFVITSALQGAGDTKYPMYITFIGIWFIRVAGIYILGIKLNMGITGVWLAIAADIVLRGALLLLRFIKVKPLTETDINYIK; from the coding sequence ATGAAAGAAAAATTACAGTCTGTTAAAATAATCATCGCTTTAGCTGTCCCCGCTATCCTTGAAAATACCATGCAGATATCTGTAGGATTTATAGATACATTTTTTATCGGTAAAATTGGTACTGAAGCACTGGCAGGGGTCAGTGCTTCCAATAGTATTATGAATATATATATATCTTTTTTCCTGGCTGTCAGTGTGGGATGCAGTGCATTGATGACCAGAAATATAGGAATGAAAGATTATAAAAACACCAATCATATCCTCCACCAATCTATAAATTTAGCTGTAGGAATAGGTCTTCTCAGCGGATTGATTAATATAATTTTTGGTAAATCTCTCCTCTCCTTATTGGGTTTGAGTTCCAATGTTATTAAAATTACCCTGCCTTATTTTTGGGCTGTGGCCGTTCCCGGAGTTTTAATCTCCCTTTCTATGATCTTGTCCAGTGCATTGAGAAGTAACAAAGATACCAAAACTCCTATGAAAGTTGGATTTATTGTAAATATTTTAAATACCGTTCTTAACTATTTTCTTATCTTCGGCTTAGGGAACTGGAGTGGGTTAGGTCTTTTAGGAGCCGGAATAGCTACAACTATTGCCAGAGGAGTGGGAGTTATCCTCCTATGGAAATCCTTAACAGTTTCTAAAAAGAGTAATACCGATAGATCATCACCCAATATTTTTTTAAAACAAAATAAATTATTTAAACTGAACTGGGAGACTATAAAAGATATAAGTACTATAAGTATTCCTGCTGCAATGGAAAAATTAATTATGCGGACAGGACAGCTGCTGTATATATCTATGATCATCTCCATAAGTGAAGCTACCTATGCCGCCCATAATATTGCCGGAGTTATCGAATCTTTTACCTACCTTCCTGCTATGGGATTTGGAGTTGTAGCTGCTACTTTAGTAGGGCAGCAGCTTGGAGAAGGTGATATAAAATCCGCAAAAGAATCCGGTATCATATGCTATATACTGGCAGTAATTTTTATGAGCATTGCAGGGGTTCTAATTTTTATTTTTGCTCCCTATCTTACCAACATCTTCTCTGAAGATCCCAATATTATCAGAGACGGTTCAAAAGCCTTGAGAATAATTGCATTTGTTCAGCCTGCTTTAGCCGCAACCTTTGTTATCACTTCAGCACTTCAGGGAGCCGGGGATACTAAATATCCCATGTACATAACATTTATTGGGATATGGTTTATCAGAGTAGCCGGAATATACATCCTTGGTATAAAATTAAATATGGGAATTACAGGAGTATGGCTGGCTATAGCTGCTGACATAGTCCTACGGGGTGCCCTTCTCCTACTGAGGTTTATCAAAGTCAAACCTTTAACCGAAACCGATATCAACTACATAAAATAG
- a CDS encoding lipocalin family protein, with protein sequence MHKLIIIIFILTLLSACSNKKEVDLRDHSLEEFSLEKYLGEWVEVARTDNKFERGLTKVTANYSKEGNKIIAVNRGWSEEKQKWKMSKGYIKETPQSGRLKVSFFRPFYGSYNVLYVDEDYRYALVGGGRSKYLWVLRRREAEMSEQLVEEYLNTARRLGYDTEGMIFLQK encoded by the coding sequence ATGCATAAATTAATAATAATTATATTTATATTAACTTTGTTGTCTGCCTGTAGTAATAAAAAAGAGGTAGATTTAAGAGATCATTCGTTGGAAGAGTTTTCTCTTGAAAAATACCTGGGTGAATGGGTTGAAGTCGCCAGGACAGACAATAAATTTGAGAGAGGATTAACAAAGGTAACAGCTAATTATTCCAAAGAAGGGAATAAGATTATAGCTGTCAATAGGGGGTGGAGTGAGGAAAAACAAAAATGGAAGATGAGTAAGGGATATATAAAAGAAACTCCTCAATCAGGGAGATTAAAGGTGTCTTTTTTCAGACCGTTTTATGGAAGTTATAATGTTCTTTATGTGGATGAGGACTATAGGTATGCTTTAGTTGGAGGAGGTAGAAGTAAATATTTGTGGGTATTGAGGAGAAGAGAGGCAGAGATGTCGGAGCAATTAGTGGAAGAATATTTAAATACAGCCAGAAGATTGGGGTACGATACAGAAGGAATGATTTTTTTACAAAAATAA
- a CDS encoding DMT family transporter — MNIGYLLMISSMIIWGSVGIFVRYIDQPPEVIVFFRVFIAFVVLGGLKFTKKKDNSDKKLSLKEYLILSMSGLFIALNWFFFFRAIKVTTIASATMSYYVAPVIVTVLSVFLLKESINKKTLIAVGLSFSGIILMTLMGSQKGSNFNIVGVGYGLIAAFFYALVTISVKKLKDVPSHKISLFQMGISSLIFLPVIRHMNTFNLRSLTLMIIVGVIHTCIALNLYFEGIKRIKVQHVGVLSYIDPLGAVILGGLFFNEMPGISTIIGGGMILSATYIILKRKG; from the coding sequence ATGAATATAGGATATCTATTGATGATATCATCAATGATTATATGGGGAAGTGTTGGAATATTTGTACGATATATTGATCAACCTCCAGAGGTTATCGTTTTTTTTAGAGTATTTATAGCATTTGTAGTCTTGGGAGGTTTAAAATTTACAAAAAAGAAAGATAATAGTGATAAGAAATTATCCTTGAAAGAATATTTAATCCTTTCTATGAGTGGATTATTTATTGCTCTCAACTGGTTTTTCTTTTTTCGGGCAATCAAAGTTACAACTATAGCTTCCGCAACAATGAGTTACTATGTAGCTCCCGTTATCGTAACTGTGCTTTCTGTTTTCCTATTGAAGGAAAGTATCAATAAAAAAACTTTAATTGCTGTTGGATTAAGTTTTTCAGGAATAATTTTAATGACCTTGATGGGTTCTCAAAAAGGCAGTAATTTTAACATAGTAGGTGTTGGATATGGATTGATCGCAGCATTTTTTTATGCTTTAGTTACAATCAGTGTAAAAAAATTAAAAGATGTTCCATCCCACAAGATCAGTTTATTTCAAATGGGAATCTCCTCATTGATTTTTTTACCCGTAATCAGACATATGAATACATTTAATCTCAGATCTCTGACTTTAATGATTATAGTCGGAGTTATCCATACGTGTATAGCTTTAAACCTTTATTTTGAAGGAATAAAGAGGATAAAAGTTCAGCATGTAGGAGTTTTATCCTATATAGATCCATTGGGAGCTGTTATATTAGGAGGCCTATTTTTTAATGAAATGCCGGGAATCTCAACAATTATAGGTGGGGGAATGATCTTATCTGCAACTTATATAATTTTAAAAAGAAAAGGGTAA
- a CDS encoding ABC transporter substrate-binding protein — MKKIYCVLTIIILIIVLILGAVFKNKKSINIGVISTLSGLYSDHGVDVLNGVVMAAEDFNRKQKFYEPKINLIIRDDKHDEESAKKAAHELIDKKVAAIIGPLTSKMALAINKIGDEREVLIISPTVTTTELSGIDDYFIRLISSDEKIAELTAKISKEHFHMKKVLIIYSDENKSYASSFKKGYLKNFLTDKDNMNNFYIKTKNDLLESYFPSIEDEIGGVLLIESPLDAAETVKNIRKLDTNIPIISSDWGFHKDFIVYGGKYIEGTYFITDYDENFSGEEFQKFKNKYLKNFNKNISPSALFGYESMNILSGALKRYKGMSSKELKIEILSPGSNKFFLQPGKFDKYGDREKELYIFQIKNKKFKKIELGK, encoded by the coding sequence ATGAAAAAGATATATTGTGTTTTAACGATAATTATTTTAATAATAGTATTAATTTTAGGAGCTGTATTTAAAAATAAAAAAAGTATAAACATAGGTGTTATTAGCACTTTGTCAGGATTATATTCAGATCATGGAGTCGATGTATTAAACGGCGTAGTTATGGCTGCTGAAGATTTTAACAGAAAGCAGAAATTTTATGAGCCAAAGATCAATCTCATAATAAGGGATGATAAGCACGACGAAGAGTCTGCCAAAAAAGCCGCACATGAACTTATAGATAAAAAAGTAGCGGCCATAATAGGTCCTCTGACATCTAAGATGGCTCTGGCTATAAATAAAATAGGAGATGAAAGGGAGGTGTTGATAATAAGTCCTACAGTTACAACTACTGAGCTTTCAGGAATAGATGATTACTTTATAAGGCTGATTAGTTCAGATGAAAAAATTGCAGAATTAACAGCAAAAATATCCAAAGAACACTTTCATATGAAAAAAGTTTTAATAATTTATAGCGATGAAAATAAAAGTTATGCATCTTCATTTAAAAAAGGATATCTGAAAAATTTTTTAACAGATAAAGATAATATGAATAATTTCTATATTAAAACTAAAAATGATCTATTGGAGTCTTATTTTCCTAGTATAGAAGATGAAATAGGAGGAGTATTGTTAATTGAAAGTCCCCTAGATGCTGCAGAGACAGTTAAAAATATAAGGAAGCTGGATACTAATATACCCATCATCTCTTCTGACTGGGGATTTCACAAAGATTTTATAGTCTATGGAGGTAAATACATTGAGGGTACATACTTTATAACTGATTACGATGAAAATTTTTCAGGAGAAGAGTTTCAAAAATTTAAAAACAAATATCTGAAAAATTTTAATAAAAATATCAGTCCCTCTGCTCTTTTTGGGTATGAGAGTATGAATATTTTGTCGGGGGCTCTCAAGAGGTATAAAGGTATGAGCAGTAAGGAATTAAAAATAGAAATTTTATCGCCTGGATCAAATAAATTCTTTCTCCAGCCTGGAAAATTTGACAAGTATGGTGACCGGGAGAAAGAACTTTATATATTTCAGATAAAAAATAAAAAATTTAAAAAAATTGAACTGGGAAAATAA
- a CDS encoding sensor domain-containing diguanylate cyclase, producing MKITSIKHLLLYKLILMVILPMFLVNWLVLSISAASIKKTILRRNTMVEIMIDHFFEDYEHILDQTNRVLSREELKEEEKNNYLKVWRKNFEGVEKLDILDLNGVIKHSSVGEDAGDDMSNFKFIERAVNEKKASWSEFEFYSRNGKEQIMVAKRFDKNILVANITLKSFSKIFNKLAKNSGSKMFILDNDGNAIFYNVGEMSTERKNALRYKYIFMKKNMGNSQVDLIKKEIFDDTIENYLKIRKTGWTTIFIEEEGRKFIFIWDFYKYIILILGLFTLLMISTVYFIVKKILNDIKKLKKIAEKVSNEELPEKKKYNISEIEKLADKFLEMGEIVLERKRILKEKVSFLETLLDTIPEPVYFKDEEYRYLGCNETYAKYIGIRKEELQGKTVYDIFPKDRADMYHRADEELMKTGKAQLYERKLINKMVGYERDVIFHKSIFKDLDGEKTGIIGVVQDITSLKKVMEELKTLSIIDTLTKIYNRRGFNELSIKNWKEAIRYKKKVSIIMGDVDKFKLYNDYYGHQAGDECLRKIAKTLKSSCKRPLDIVGRYGGEEFIILLYDTDLEGAEVVSETIIKNITNLNIEHIKSKHGKKVTISLGGASLIPKVGDNIEILINMADKMLYKAKENGRNRVEL from the coding sequence TTGAAAATTACAAGCATAAAGCATCTTTTATTATATAAACTTATTTTAATGGTTATTCTTCCTATGTTTTTAGTAAATTGGCTGGTGCTGTCCATATCAGCAGCCAGTATAAAAAAAACTATACTCAGAAGAAATACAATGGTAGAAATAATGATAGATCATTTTTTTGAAGATTATGAGCATATATTAGATCAAACCAATAGAGTTCTTTCAAGGGAAGAGCTGAAAGAAGAAGAAAAAAATAACTATTTAAAGGTATGGAGGAAAAATTTTGAAGGAGTAGAGAAACTGGATATATTGGATTTAAATGGTGTCATCAAACACTCTTCTGTAGGAGAAGATGCAGGGGATGACATGTCTAATTTTAAATTTATAGAAAGAGCCGTGAATGAAAAAAAAGCCTCATGGTCGGAGTTTGAATTTTATTCTAGAAATGGAAAAGAACAAATTATGGTGGCAAAAAGATTCGATAAAAATATTTTAGTTGCTAATATAACTTTGAAAAGTTTCAGCAAAATTTTTAATAAGCTTGCTAAGAATAGCGGTAGTAAAATGTTTATTTTGGATAATGATGGAAATGCTATTTTTTATAATGTAGGAGAGATGAGCACCGAAAGGAAAAATGCCCTAAGATACAAATATATCTTCATGAAGAAAAATATGGGTAATAGTCAAGTGGATTTGATAAAAAAAGAGATATTCGATGATACAATAGAAAATTATTTAAAGATAAGAAAAACTGGATGGACTACTATCTTTATAGAGGAAGAGGGCAGAAAATTTATTTTTATCTGGGATTTTTATAAATATATAATTTTGATATTGGGATTATTCACCCTGCTAATGATATCTACTGTTTACTTCATAGTAAAAAAAATCTTGAATGATATAAAAAAATTGAAAAAAATAGCCGAGAAGGTCTCCAATGAAGAGTTACCGGAAAAGAAAAAATATAATATATCGGAGATAGAAAAGTTGGCAGATAAATTTCTAGAGATGGGGGAGATAGTATTAGAGCGAAAAAGGATCTTAAAGGAGAAGGTTTCTTTTCTTGAAACTTTATTGGATACAATTCCTGAACCTGTTTATTTTAAGGATGAAGAGTACAGATATTTAGGGTGCAATGAAACCTATGCCAAATATATTGGGATAAGAAAAGAAGAATTGCAGGGGAAAACTGTATACGATATATTTCCAAAGGATAGAGCAGACATGTATCACAGGGCCGATGAGGAACTTATGAAAACAGGAAAAGCTCAGTTATATGAAAGAAAACTTATAAATAAAATGGTTGGCTACGAAAGGGATGTAATATTTCATAAATCGATATTTAAAGATTTGGACGGAGAAAAAACCGGTATAATCGGAGTAGTGCAGGATATTACAAGTTTAAAAAAGGTAATGGAGGAATTAAAAACTCTTTCAATAATAGACACCCTTACAAAGATTTATAATAGACGTGGGTTTAATGAGTTATCCATTAAAAATTGGAAGGAAGCCATCAGGTATAAAAAAAAAGTTTCTATCATAATGGGAGATGTCGATAAATTTAAGCTTTATAACGACTATTATGGCCATCAGGCTGGAGATGAATGTTTAAGAAAAATTGCTAAGACCTTAAAAAGTTCATGTAAGAGACCTCTGGATATCGTTGGCCGCTATGGGGGAGAGGAGTTTATAATTCTTCTTTATGACACTGACTTAGAGGGGGCTGAAGTAGTTTCTGAAACTATAATAAAAAATATTACAAATTTAAATATAGAGCATATTAAATCAAAACATGGGAAAAAAGTTACAATCAGTCTAGGAGGAGCTTCTCTGATTCCAAAAGTTGGAGATAATATAGAAATACTTATAAATATGGCAGATAAGATGCTTTATAAAGCCAAAGAAAATGGGAGAAACAGAGTAGAACTATAA
- a CDS encoding metal-sensing transcriptional repressor, with product MGSHPNQKQMINRFSRIIGHTEAIKRMISEEKECEDILIQIAAVRSALNNAGKIILKEHISHCTVDAVKNNDSEALNKLNKAIDKFMK from the coding sequence ATGGGAAGTCATCCTAATCAAAAACAAATGATCAATAGATTTTCTAGAATTATCGGTCATACTGAAGCTATCAAAAGAATGATCAGCGAAGAAAAAGAGTGTGAAGATATACTGATACAGATCGCAGCTGTTCGTTCGGCTCTTAATAATGCAGGAAAGATTATATTAAAGGAACACATCAGCCACTGCACAGTAGATGCTGTAAAAAATAATGATTCTGAAGCATTGAATAAATTAAATAAAGCAATCGATAAATTTATGAAATAA
- a CDS encoding PLP-dependent aminotransferase family protein: MIINWKPNKLIKIPLHIQILNYFKKMITTGQWVNGERLPSQRELATIFNVNRSTISTVIEELKFKGYIATNGKAGTFISANNLKNLLYNNKYMIDNMLKTGILKRNNEIYREIENLGSKNMINLGQGALDKTLYPKKKMKNLLSEVMNEMDELPYGNKEGEPELIFQIEKIMKNLSVDMDKNKILIVSGATQGLFIVVFGLLSRGSIIKTKLPSYVKSLEVFNAAGLKIDKLSKKINNPSVIYTIPTFHNPTGKVMNSVEREIFINKYASQNPIIEDDVFRDLWYEEEPPQPLKSYQGENIIYINSFSKTISPGLGVGWICADSYIIDKLSEIKHQIDSGTSIINQKLAAKWLESNEYNNNIKHLRKNLKIRRDLVESILNRDFSEIFSWKKPSGGYFFWLKSKDRIKGLKIFKHALKNGLIIYPGDMYGDNNSYKIRIAFSKEAEENIEKGMQILLKTMNELKYGL; this comes from the coding sequence ATGATTATAAATTGGAAACCAAATAAATTAATTAAAATACCGCTTCATATTCAAATTTTAAATTATTTTAAAAAGATGATAACAACTGGACAATGGGTTAATGGAGAAAGGCTTCCTTCCCAGAGAGAGTTAGCTACAATATTCAATGTTAATCGAAGTACTATTTCAACAGTGATAGAAGAATTAAAATTTAAAGGATATATAGCAACAAATGGAAAAGCAGGAACTTTTATCTCTGCCAATAACCTCAAAAATTTATTATATAACAATAAATATATGATTGATAATATGTTAAAAACAGGAATTTTAAAAAGAAATAACGAAATCTATAGGGAGATAGAAAATTTAGGTTCTAAAAATATGATCAATTTAGGACAAGGTGCCCTGGATAAAACACTCTATCCTAAAAAAAAGATGAAAAATTTACTATCTGAAGTCATGAATGAAATGGATGAATTACCTTATGGTAATAAAGAGGGAGAACCTGAACTTATATTTCAGATAGAAAAAATCATGAAAAATCTATCGGTTGATATGGATAAAAATAAAATATTAATTGTCTCTGGAGCAACTCAAGGTTTATTCATTGTGGTCTTCGGTCTTCTTTCAAGGGGAAGTATAATAAAAACAAAATTACCATCCTATGTTAAATCTCTAGAAGTATTCAATGCTGCAGGACTAAAAATCGATAAATTAAGTAAAAAAATAAATAATCCAAGTGTTATCTATACAATCCCTACTTTTCATAATCCAACTGGAAAAGTAATGAATTCAGTAGAGAGGGAAATTTTTATAAATAAATATGCCAGCCAAAATCCAATTATTGAGGACGATGTTTTCAGGGATCTTTGGTATGAAGAGGAACCTCCTCAACCTTTAAAATCTTATCAGGGAGAAAATATAATCTATATCAATAGTTTTTCTAAAACAATCTCTCCAGGGTTAGGAGTAGGGTGGATTTGTGCCGACAGTTATATAATCGATAAACTCAGCGAGATAAAACATCAAATTGATTCAGGCACCTCAATTATCAATCAAAAATTAGCGGCAAAATGGTTGGAATCAAATGAATACAATAACAACATTAAACATCTCAGAAAAAATTTGAAAATCCGCCGTGATCTGGTTGAATCCATATTAAATAGAGATTTTTCTGAAATATTTAGCTGGAAAAAACCAAGTGGTGGTTATTTTTTCTGGCTTAAATCAAAAGATAGAATTAAGGGATTGAAAATCTTTAAACATGCCTTAAAGAATGGATTAATTATCTATCCTGGAGATATGTATGGGGATAATAATTCCTATAAAATAAGAATTGCCTTTTCCAAAGAAGCTGAAGAAAACATTGAAAAAGGAATGCAGATACTACTGAAAACCATGAATGAATTAAAATATGGTTTGTAA
- a CDS encoding 2-phosphosulfolactate phosphatase yields MNIDVIFSANEVTKDRVEGKIVVVIDVLRATSVMLTAMNNGAVEIRPFKEINKLISYTKDLKGILRCGERNGTKIVGFDLGNSPLEYKSEIVHGKIICMTTSNGTNALVNSSYGKKIFIGSFFNLDLLCKKINEIGEDLVIVCAGTNGEFSLDDSLCAGEIVKRLEYRTLSDSARAMYMIASIPGTLKDKLKETKHYNFLKELGEVKDLENCFSVDSQNIILEYRDGIIKKYEE; encoded by the coding sequence ATGAATATAGATGTAATATTTTCTGCCAATGAAGTAACAAAAGACAGAGTAGAGGGAAAAATAGTTGTGGTAATTGATGTTTTAAGAGCTACCAGTGTTATGCTTACAGCCATGAACAATGGGGCTGTAGAAATAAGACCATTTAAAGAGATCAATAAACTGATCTCTTATACCAAAGATCTCAAAGGGATCTTAAGATGCGGAGAGAGAAATGGGACTAAGATAGTTGGTTTTGACCTGGGGAACTCACCCCTGGAATATAAATCTGAAATAGTTCATGGAAAAATTATCTGTATGACTACTTCAAATGGGACAAACGCACTGGTTAACAGCAGTTATGGTAAGAAAATTTTCATAGGGAGTTTTTTTAATCTGGATCTACTCTGCAAAAAAATAAATGAAATAGGTGAGGATTTAGTAATCGTTTGTGCCGGAACCAACGGTGAATTTTCTTTGGATGATTCCCTATGTGCAGGGGAAATAGTTAAAAGGTTGGAATATAGAACCCTCAGTGATAGTGCCAGAGCGATGTATATGATAGCTTCTATCCCTGGGACTCTAAAAGATAAATTAAAAGAAACAAAACACTATAACTTTTTAAAAGAATTAGGAGAAGTAAAAGATTTAGAAAACTGTTTTTCCGTAGATAGTCAGAACATCATCTTAGAATACAGAGACGGTATCATAAAGAAGTATGAGGAATAA